One stretch of Gadus chalcogrammus isolate NIFS_2021 chromosome 14, NIFS_Gcha_1.0, whole genome shotgun sequence DNA includes these proteins:
- the LOC130403211 gene encoding zinc finger MYM-type protein 1-like, giving the protein MALFRYQILFKTKPLVILPFQGPKMKRKGQDIRTFFKKRSVNQRETEEVETMKDSQSVEEETQKVSQSVEVETQKDSQSVELETQKASQCVEVETQKDSQSVELETQKASQSVEVETQKDSQSVEVESQKDSPEPPEDTTSPTGPHDISKHRGDSPSQPIRQGFPRTLQGGAWRSFHIEWYQERQWLEYSHSKDAAYCYPCRHFSLPNVPKSVFTSVDGYSNWKKATFRDSGFCRHAKSEHHVNAMLAWEEDKRRKDNNTSMIVLMEAENRKKITDNQKYIKTLGEILCLTATKDIAQRGHRESSDSENRGNFLEILELVSKHDQSVRTRLEDQAKNAKYTSSHIQNEIISILAGMVRDEIIKEVKESEQFSVIVDETKDVKKKEQMSFVLRYFYNGMVHESFLEFQEAERLDAAGLTEKIIDCLERHGLNYKENLVGQGYDGAAVMSGKHSGVQARIRDVASHAFYVHCSAHCLNLVIVDSVKSVSEAGKFFSLLECLYVFMSGSYAHDKWLKVQQEMFKGEGPRELQRLSDTRWACRYVACRNVMDRLPAIVCVLEDISHEDNPDRAVEARGILHQIDLNFIGCLVVFRKILGESKFLLDMLQSTKIDLTKAVELAETLQQTLREYRSEPSFETVWGEVLDICQSNSIPTSQPTCKQARQVARKLQSSVVTSTLGQQTEPDNKESFRVKVYYSIIDCMIGEMERRFSKINCEIMKGIQAFNPSSPSFLSEEAVLLLANSYGTNSDDVKLELHQVKRLFDRTAKKGETD; this is encoded by the exons ATGGCACTGTTCAGATATCAGATCCTCTTTAAAACTAAACCACTAGTAATATTGCCGTTTCAGGGCCCAAAAATGAAGCGAAAAGGTCAAGATATCAGGACTTTTTTCAAGAAAAGGTCGGTCaaccagagggagacagaagaggtggagacaatgaaagacagtcagagtgtggaggaggagacacagaaaGTCAGCCAgagtgtggaggtggagacacagaaagacagtcaGAGTGTGGAGCTGGAGACACAGAAAGCCAGTCagtgtgtggaggtggagacacagaaagacagtcaGAGTGTGGAGCTGGAGACACAGAAAGCCAGTCAgagtgtggaggtggagacacagaaagacagtcaGAGTGTGGAGGTGGAGTCACAGAAAGACAGCCCAGAACCCCCAGAGGACACAACCAGTCCAACAGGTCCACATG ATATATCTAAGCATCGAGGTGACAGCCCAAGTCAACCAATCAGGCAGGGATTCCCCAGAACTCTCCAGGGTGGAGCTTGGAGAAGTTTCCACATAGAGTGGTACCAAGAACGTCAATGGCTTGAGTACTCGCATTCTAAAGATGCAGCATATTGCTATCCTTGTAGGCATTTTTCTCTACCTAATGTCCCCAAGAGTGTTTTTACGTCAGTGGATGGTTACTCTAATTGGAAAAAAGCAACATTTAGGGATAGTGGATTTTGTCGTCATGCTAAATCTGAGCACCATGTCAATGCAATGCTTGCATGGGAAGAAGATAAAAGAAGGAAGGACAACAACACATCAATGATAGTATTGATGGAAGCAGAAAATAGGAAAAAGATAACTGACAATCAAAAATACATCAAAACACTAGGTGAAATACTGTGTCTTACAGCAACCAAGGATATCGCCCAGCGTGGTCATAGAGAGTCTTCTGACTCAGAAAACAGGGGCAATTTCCTTGAGATTTTAGAACTCGTAAGCAAACATGACCAGTCAGTTAGGACAAGATTAGAAGATCAAGCCAAGAATGCCAAATACACCAGCAGCCatattcaaaatgaaattaTAAGCATTTTAGCAGGGATGGTCAGGGATGAGATTATTAAAGAGGTCAAAGAAAGTGAACAATTTTCTGTCATAGTGGATGAAAccaaagatgtaaaaaaaaaagaacaaatgtCTTTTGTTCTTAGGTACTTTTATAACGGCATGGTGCACGAGAGCTTTTTAGAGTTTCAGGAAGCAGAAAGGCTGGATGCTGCAGGTTTAACAGAAAAAATCATAGACTGTCTAGAGAGGCATGGCTTGAATTACAAGGAAAACTTAGTCGGGCAAGGCTATGATGGAGCAGCCGTTATGAGCGGGAAACACTCCGGTGTACAGGCTAGAATAAGGGATGTAGCCAGTCATGCTTTTTATGTACACTGCAGTGCACACTGTTTAAATCTAGTGATAGTGGACAGTGTGAAATCTGTATCTGAGGCAGGaaagtttttttctttgttggaatgtctgtatgtatttatgtcaGGCTCGTATGCTCATGATAAATGGCTGAAGGTGCAGCAAGAGATGTTTAAAGGTGAAGGACCAAGGGAGCTTCAGCGTCTTAGTGATACAAGATGGGCGTGCAGGTATGTAGCTTGTCGGAATGTGATGGATAGGTTGCCTGCtattgtgtgtgtccttgaaGACATTTCACATGAGGACAACCCAGATAGAGCTGTGGAGGCCAGAGGAATTCTGCATCAGATAGATCTCAATTTTATTGGATGTCTTGTGGTGTTTAGAAAGATTTTAGGTGAATCAAAATTTTTGTTAGACATGCTCCAGTCAACAAAAATAGACCTAACAAAAGCTGTTGAGTTGGCAGAAACACTCCAACAGACTCTCAGGGAATATCGCAGTGAGCCCTCTTTTGAGACTGTCTGGGGTGAAGTACTCGACATATGCCAAAGTAACAGCATCCCTACATCACAGCCCACCTGTAAACAAGCAAGACAGGTAGCAAGAAAACTACAGAGTAGTGTTGTTACATCCACTCTAGgacagcaaacagaaccagaTAACAAAGAATCTTTCAGAGTTAAAGTCTATTACTCCATAATAGATTGCATGATTGGAGAGATGGAAAGGCGTTTTTCCAAAATTAACTGCGAAATCATGAAAGGAATACAGGCCTTCAATCCATCAAGTCCTAGCTTTCTCAGTGAGGAGGCTGTTCTTTTGTTGGCAAATTCCTATGGGACAAATTCAGATGATGTTAAGCTTGAACTGCATCAGGTTAAGAGACTGTTTGATAGAACAGCAAAAAAAGGAGAGACCGACTAG